Genomic segment of Candidatus Afararchaeum irisae:
CATAGACAAGAGTGACGAACATTTCTACCAGCCGTCGTTCTATCTCATCCCGTTCGGGTACATGTATCCCGAGGATCAGCACAGACCCATGGATGAGATACTCAACGACGGAGTCGAGTTCGTCCACGACGAAGTAACGGGAGTAGATCCCGACGCAGAGGTAGTAGAGTGTGCGGGAACCGAGGTAGATTACGACTACCTCATAGTCTCGACGGGACACACACTCGAAGAGGAAGCGACTCCGGGAATGAAGGAGGGATGGGAGGAGACCGACTCGGTCTATCCCTACTACAACTTCGAAGCCGCAGTCGAGATGCAGGACGCGATCGAGGAGTTCGACGGAGGAACCTTCCTCGTTACAGTCCCCGACACACCCATAAAGTGCGGAGGCGCGCCCCTCAAGATGACGATGCTCGCCGAGGACTACATGGACAGAAAGGGCATACGTGACGACTGCGAGTTCATTATGGCGAAGCCCTCGGGTGCGGTCTTCGGTGTCGAGCCCTACAAGCAGAAGCTAGAGGAGATCTGGGACAACCGCGACATACAGTTCGAGGCGGACTTCTCCGTCGAGGAGGTCGACTACGAGAACCAGGTCGTGAAGTCGGGCGACGGAAGAGAGATAGAGTACGACCTCTACGCTCCCGTCTCGCCCCAGTTCGGAGTCGACGCTATCACTGAGGGATCGCCCCTCACGAACGGCGGCGAGTACGTTGACTCCGACAAGTACACGATGCAGCACAACGACTACGACAACGTCTTCGCGATAGGAGACGGCTCTCCCGCTGGTGCCGCGAAGACCGCCGCGGCGGCGCGTAAGGAGTCACACGTCGTCGTCAAGAACCTCATAGCCGAGATGAACGACGAGCCGATGAGGGCGGAGTACGACGGATACGCCGCGTGTCCTCTTCTCACGGGCAAGAACAAGGCGATGGTCGCCGAGTTCAGCTACGACGAGAGCATCTCAGCCCCCATAGAGACGAGGATGAACTGGATAATGGACATAAACGTGATCCCACCGATGTACTGGGACATGTGGATGAGGGGCTACGACCCCGTACCATAGGTGGAAAATATGTCAGGCGAAGAATCCGAATCGGCATCCGACATGGAAGATCTACTGCAGGAGAACGGCACGGCTGAGCTCGTCGAAAAGCTCGACGAGAGCTCCGAGGACATCGTAGAGCTCATAGAGCTACTTCAGGTCGTTCAGGATCTGAGTGAAGACCTGACCCCTGAGGTCAAGGAGGTCGTATACGAGAACAGGGAAGAGATCGAGTCTCTACGTTCCGCCTTCGAGAAGGAGGAGACACTGGTTCTCCTCCAGAAGCTCGGCGAGAACTCCGACAACGTCGTCGAGATGCTCGACATGCTCGATGCCGCACAGGAGTTCAGCGAGGATCTCACACCCGAGGTCAAGAAGGTCGTATACGAAAACCGCGAGGTCATAGAAGACCTCCGGTCTTCCTTCGAGAAGGAGGAGACACTGGTTCTCCTTCAGAAGCTCGGCGAGAACTCCGACAACGTCATCGAGATGCTCGACATGCTCGATGCCGGAAAGGATTTCGCCGAGGATCTGGCTCCCGAGGTCAAGGAGGTCGTATACGAGAACAGGGAGGAGATCGAGTCTCTACGTTCCGCCTTCGAGAAGGAGGAGACTCTGGTTCTCCTTCAGAAGCTCGGCGAAAACACCGACAACGTCATCGAGATGCTCGATATGCTCGATGCCGCACAGGCATTCGCCGAGGATCTCACACCCGAGGTCAAGAAGGTCGTATACGAGAACCGTGAGGTCATAGAAGACCTCAGACAGTCTCTCGAAAAGGAGGAGACTATAGAGCTCCTCAAGAAGCTCGGCGAGAATACCGAGGGAGTCCTGATGACTATGGAGCTTCTCGACGGGCTCCAAGACGCGAGTCAGGACATAGACGCCGAGATGTACGAGATAGGCGAGACGCTCGGACATCTCTTCATACTTCTCGATACGTTCAAAGACCCAGCGACTATCAGGTCGTTCAACAACGCTCTCCAGGTCTTCGCCGAGCCAGAGGAGGAACAGAAGAACTACCGTCTGAGTGTCCTCGGACTACTCAAGCTACCGTTCGACAAGGAAGTGCGTCAGGCACTCGGTCTCTTCGTAGAGGCTGCGAGACGTATGGTGAGATAACCCGAATACGGATCCGAGTTAGTCGTCTTTTTCTTTCGAGGGCGGGAACAGAAGCGGCTTAATAACCGAGTAGAGTATAGCCAAGCCACCTAAGAGTATGAGAGCCACAAACGCCCAGAGGACTATCTGTCTTACGTCCATACGCCGTCTCGTCTTCACAAGAGGTTAGAGCTTACGGTGCGTACTCGGAGTATGTCAGACTTCGGTCGGGTTCACGTCTACACCGGAAACGG
This window contains:
- a CDS encoding FAD/NAD(P)-binding oxidoreductase — translated: MDRIAILGAGSGGAMTANLLRRKLDRDEAEITVIDKSDEHFYQPSFYLIPFGYMYPEDQHRPMDEILNDGVEFVHDEVTGVDPDAEVVECAGTEVDYDYLIVSTGHTLEEEATPGMKEGWEETDSVYPYYNFEAAVEMQDAIEEFDGGTFLVTVPDTPIKCGGAPLKMTMLAEDYMDRKGIRDDCEFIMAKPSGAVFGVEPYKQKLEEIWDNRDIQFEADFSVEEVDYENQVVKSGDGREIEYDLYAPVSPQFGVDAITEGSPLTNGGEYVDSDKYTMQHNDYDNVFAIGDGSPAGAAKTAAAARKESHVVVKNLIAEMNDEPMRAEYDGYAACPLLTGKNKAMVAEFSYDESISAPIETRMNWIMDINVIPPMYWDMWMRGYDPVP
- a CDS encoding DUF1641 domain-containing protein; amino-acid sequence: MSGEESESASDMEDLLQENGTAELVEKLDESSEDIVELIELLQVVQDLSEDLTPEVKEVVYENREEIESLRSAFEKEETLVLLQKLGENSDNVVEMLDMLDAAQEFSEDLTPEVKKVVYENREVIEDLRSSFEKEETLVLLQKLGENSDNVIEMLDMLDAGKDFAEDLAPEVKEVVYENREEIESLRSAFEKEETLVLLQKLGENTDNVIEMLDMLDAAQAFAEDLTPEVKKVVYENREVIEDLRQSLEKEETIELLKKLGENTEGVLMTMELLDGLQDASQDIDAEMYEIGETLGHLFILLDTFKDPATIRSFNNALQVFAEPEEEQKNYRLSVLGLLKLPFDKEVRQALGLFVEAARRMVR